A region of Beijerinckia sp. 28-YEA-48 DNA encodes the following proteins:
- the metF gene encoding methylenetetrahydrofolate reductase [NAD(P)H]: MSLDVVRPSRQSNRPLRVSFEFFPPKTAEMETALWHAIERLAPIGPSFVSVTYGAGGSTRERTHSTVSRIIHETDLKPAAHLTCVAATKDEVDDVVRAYWDAGVRHVVALRGDPLGGIGTAYAAHPGGYENSTALVAGIKRLGDFEISVSAYPEKHPESATLDDDIDVLKAKIDAGATRAITQFFFENDHYLRYVDRVRAAGIDIPILPGIVPVENFRQTASFAKRTGAFVPQWLADRFDGLDNDPTTRRLVAAAVAAEQVFDLLDRGVQDFHFYTMNKSELVFAICHLLGLKPQLAREAA, translated from the coding sequence ATGAGCCTCGACGTTGTTCGCCCCAGCCGCCAAAGCAATCGGCCGCTCCGCGTCTCGTTCGAATTCTTTCCGCCCAAGACAGCGGAGATGGAAACAGCGCTGTGGCATGCCATCGAACGGCTCGCACCCATCGGCCCGAGCTTTGTCTCCGTCACCTATGGCGCCGGTGGTTCGACGCGCGAACGCACCCACTCCACCGTCTCCCGCATCATCCACGAAACCGATTTGAAGCCCGCGGCCCATCTCACCTGCGTCGCCGCGACCAAGGATGAAGTGGATGACGTGGTGCGCGCCTATTGGGATGCTGGCGTCCGCCATGTGGTGGCGCTACGTGGCGACCCGCTCGGTGGCATCGGCACGGCTTACGCCGCCCATCCCGGCGGCTACGAGAATTCGACCGCGCTGGTCGCCGGCATCAAGCGTCTCGGCGATTTCGAGATCAGCGTTTCCGCCTATCCCGAAAAACATCCCGAGAGCGCCACGCTCGATGACGACATCGATGTGCTGAAGGCCAAGATCGATGCCGGCGCCACGCGCGCCATCACCCAGTTCTTTTTCGAAAACGACCATTACCTGCGCTATGTCGACCGCGTGCGGGCGGCGGGCATCGACATCCCGATCCTGCCCGGCATCGTGCCGGTGGAGAACTTCCGCCAGACCGCGTCATTCGCTAAGCGCACCGGCGCTTTTGTGCCGCAATGGCTCGCCGACCGCTTCGATGGCCTCGACAACGATCCGACGACACGCCGCCTTGTCGCTGCCGCCGTCGCCGCCGAACAGGTGTTCGACCTGCTTGATCGCGGCGTACAGGATTTCCACTTCTACACGATGAACAAATCGGAACTGGTGTTCGCGATCTGCCACCTGCTCGGCCTCAAGCCGCAGCTGGCGCGCGAGGCCGCATAA
- the metH gene encoding methionine synthase, whose amino-acid sequence MSTASQRQRNGAEIRAAIRKTASERVLVLDGAMGTMIQDLKLDDDGFRGERFRDHPRDIKGNNDILILSQPDAIYNIHLQYFLAGADICETNTFSSTSIAQADYGCEAYVHELNFEGARIARAAAIKAEETDGIRRYVAGALGPTNRTASISPDVSDPGYRAVTFDELRAAYTEATVGLIEGGSDLLLIETIFDTLNAKAAWAGICDAFAKTGLELPVMISGTITDLSGRTLSGQTPEAFWNSLSHIKPVAVGLNCALGAKEMRAHIVELSRIADTLVCAYPNAGLPNEFGLYDESPEYMSELVGEFADAGIVNIVGGCCGTTPDHISALRDRVKGVKPRNIPKIAQRLRLSGLEPFTLTSDIRFVNIGERTNVTGSARFRKLVKNGEYPAALDVARDQVANGAQIIDVNMDEGLLDSKQAMVTFLNLIASEPDIARVPIMVDSSKFDVIEAGLKCVQGKAVVNSISLKEGEEKFIAEARKVLLYGAAVVVMAFDETGQADSYERKVSICTRAYEILTKQVGFPPQDIIFDPNIFAVATGIEEHNSYGVAFIEATQEIRRSLPHAHISGGVSNLSFSFRGNDHVREAMHSVFLFHAIGAGMDMGIVNAGQLQVYEKIDPELRDACEDVILNRREDASDRLLAVAEKFRGAGTEVKGKDLEWRELPVEKRLEHALVNGITDFIETDVEEARVTATRPLDVIEGPLMAGMNVVGDLFGAGKMFLPQVVKSARVMKQAVAILMPYMEAERLANGGTGGRTAAGKVLMATVKGDVHDIGKNIVGVVLQCNNYEVIDLGVMVPAKKILDTAREQNVDIIGLSGLITPSLDEMCFVGGEMEREGFDIPLLIGGATTSRVHTAVKIHPNYKRGQAIYVTDASRAVGVVSSLLSPTAKDGYIENIRTEYRKVADAHARAEADKQRMPLERARTNAMKIDWSNYTPPKPTFLGTRVVSNYSVAELVPYIDWTPFFQTWEMKGRYPALLDDSEQGAAARQLYDDARTMLERIIEERWFNPKAIVGFWPANAVGDDIALYNGESRSEKIATLHTLRQQLLRRDGRPNLAMSDFVAPHATGLADYIGGFVVTAGAEEERISERFARANNDYASIMVKALADRIAEAFAERMHERVRREFWGYAADETLTNEQRINEDYRGIRPAPGYPMQPDHTEKRTLFDLLQAERRVGVKLTESFAMWPGSSVSGLYLSHPDAHYFGVAKVEYDQVCDYALRKGMEVAEVERWLSPILNYDPASIARVAAE is encoded by the coding sequence ATGAGCACCGCCTCGCAACGCCAGCGCAATGGCGCCGAAATTCGCGCCGCCATCCGCAAGACGGCGAGCGAGCGCGTTCTCGTGCTCGACGGCGCCATGGGCACGATGATCCAGGACTTGAAGCTGGACGATGACGGTTTTCGTGGCGAGCGCTTCCGCGATCATCCCCGCGACATCAAAGGCAATAACGACATCCTCATCCTGTCGCAGCCAGATGCCATCTATAACATTCACCTGCAGTATTTTCTGGCCGGCGCCGACATCTGCGAAACCAACACCTTCTCCTCGACCAGCATTGCCCAGGCCGACTATGGCTGTGAAGCCTATGTCCACGAACTGAATTTCGAAGGCGCGCGCATTGCCCGCGCGGCGGCGATCAAGGCCGAGGAAACCGACGGCATTCGCCGCTATGTCGCCGGCGCCCTGGGGCCGACCAATCGCACGGCCTCGATCTCGCCTGATGTCAGCGACCCGGGCTACCGCGCCGTCACCTTCGATGAATTGCGGGCAGCCTATACGGAAGCCACCGTCGGTCTCATCGAAGGCGGCAGTGATCTGCTGCTGATCGAAACCATCTTCGATACGCTCAACGCCAAGGCCGCCTGGGCCGGCATCTGCGATGCGTTCGCCAAGACCGGCCTCGAACTGCCGGTGATGATCTCAGGCACGATCACCGATCTGTCCGGCCGCACCCTGTCGGGCCAGACACCGGAAGCCTTCTGGAACTCCCTCTCCCATATCAAGCCCGTCGCCGTCGGCTTGAACTGCGCGCTCGGTGCAAAAGAGATGCGCGCCCATATCGTCGAGCTGTCGCGCATCGCCGACACGCTCGTCTGCGCCTATCCCAATGCCGGCCTGCCGAACGAATTCGGCCTCTATGACGAGAGCCCGGAATATATGTCGGAACTAGTCGGCGAATTTGCCGATGCCGGCATCGTCAACATCGTCGGCGGCTGCTGCGGCACAACCCCGGATCATATCAGCGCGCTGCGCGACCGCGTCAAAGGCGTCAAGCCGCGCAATATCCCCAAGATCGCCCAGCGCCTGCGCCTGTCCGGCCTCGAGCCGTTCACGCTGACGAGCGACATTCGCTTCGTCAACATCGGCGAGCGCACCAATGTCACAGGCTCGGCCCGGTTCCGCAAGCTGGTCAAGAACGGCGAGTATCCGGCGGCTCTCGATGTCGCCCGCGATCAGGTCGCCAATGGCGCCCAGATCATCGACGTCAACATGGACGAAGGCCTGCTCGATTCAAAGCAGGCCATGGTGACCTTCCTCAATCTGATCGCCTCGGAACCCGACATCGCCCGCGTGCCGATCATGGTCGACTCGTCGAAGTTCGATGTCATCGAGGCTGGCCTGAAGTGCGTTCAAGGCAAAGCCGTCGTCAATTCCATCTCGCTCAAGGAAGGCGAGGAAAAATTCATCGCCGAAGCGCGCAAGGTATTGCTCTACGGCGCTGCCGTCGTCGTCATGGCCTTTGACGAAACCGGCCAGGCCGACAGCTATGAGCGCAAGGTGTCGATCTGCACCCGCGCCTATGAAATTCTGACGAAGCAGGTGGGCTTTCCGCCCCAAGACATCATCTTCGATCCCAATATCTTTGCGGTAGCCACCGGCATCGAAGAGCATAATTCCTATGGCGTCGCCTTTATCGAGGCGACCCAGGAAATCCGTCGCAGCCTGCCGCATGCGCATATTTCCGGCGGCGTCTCCAATCTGTCGTTTTCGTTCCGTGGCAATGATCATGTGCGCGAGGCGATGCATTCGGTGTTTTTGTTTCATGCCATCGGCGCCGGCATGGACATGGGCATCGTCAACGCCGGTCAGTTGCAGGTCTATGAAAAGATCGATCCTGAGCTGCGCGACGCTTGCGAGGACGTCATCCTCAACCGGCGCGAGGACGCTTCCGATCGCCTGCTCGCCGTCGCCGAGAAATTCCGCGGCGCCGGCACAGAGGTCAAAGGCAAAGACCTCGAATGGCGCGAACTGCCCGTCGAGAAGCGCCTTGAACATGCGCTGGTCAACGGCATCACCGATTTCATCGAAACCGACGTGGAAGAAGCCCGCGTTACCGCCACGCGCCCGCTCGATGTGATCGAGGGCCCGCTGATGGCTGGCATGAATGTCGTCGGCGATCTCTTCGGCGCCGGCAAGATGTTCCTGCCGCAGGTGGTGAAGTCAGCCCGCGTGATGAAACAGGCCGTCGCCATCCTGATGCCCTACATGGAGGCCGAGCGCCTCGCCAATGGCGGCACGGGTGGGCGCACCGCCGCCGGCAAGGTGCTGATGGCGACCGTCAAGGGCGACGTCCACGACATCGGCAAGAACATCGTCGGCGTCGTGCTCCAGTGCAACAATTATGAGGTCATCGATCTCGGCGTCATGGTGCCCGCCAAAAAGATCCTCGACACGGCGCGCGAGCAGAATGTCGACATCATCGGCCTGTCCGGCCTGATCACTCCGTCGCTCGACGAGATGTGTTTCGTCGGTGGCGAGATGGAGCGCGAAGGCTTCGACATTCCGCTGCTGATCGGCGGCGCGACGACCAGCCGCGTCCACACCGCCGTTAAGATTCACCCCAATTACAAGCGCGGCCAGGCGATCTATGTCACCGACGCCAGCCGCGCCGTCGGCGTTGTGTCCTCGCTGCTGTCACCGACCGCCAAAGATGGCTATATCGAGAATATTCGCACCGAATATCGCAAGGTGGCCGACGCCCATGCGCGCGCCGAAGCCGACAAGCAGCGCATGCCGCTGGAGCGCGCCCGCACCAATGCGATGAAGATCGACTGGAGCAATTACACGCCGCCGAAACCGACATTCCTCGGCACGCGCGTCGTCTCCAATTACAGCGTCGCCGAACTGGTCCCGTATATCGACTGGACGCCCTTCTTCCAGACTTGGGAAATGAAGGGCCGCTACCCCGCCCTCTTGGACGATAGCGAACAGGGCGCCGCGGCCCGTCAGCTCTATGACGATGCGCGCACCATGCTCGAGCGCATCATCGAGGAACGCTGGTTCAATCCAAAGGCCATCGTCGGCTTCTGGCCGGCCAATGCGGTCGGCGACGACATCGCACTTTACAATGGCGAGTCACGCAGCGAGAAGATCGCCACCTTGCACACCTTGCGCCAGCAGCTGCTGCGCCGCGACGGCCGGCCGAATTTGGCCATGTCCGATTTCGTCGCGCCCCATGCGACGGGCTTGGCCGATTATATCGGCGGCTTCGTCGTTACCGCCGGCGCCGAGGAAGAACGCATCTCCGAGCGCTTCGCCCGCGCCAACAACGACTATGCCTCGATCATGGTCAAGGCCCTGGCGGACCGCATCGCCGAAGCTTTCGCCGAGCGCATGCACGAGCGCGTGCGCCGCGAATTCTGGGGTTATGCGGCCGACGAAACGCTCACCAACGAGCAGCGCATCAACGAGGATTATCGCGGCATCCGCCCGGCGCCAGGCTATCCGATGCAGCCCGACCACACCGAGAAGCGCACCTTGTTCGATCTGCTCCAGGCCGAGCGCCGCGTCGGCGTCAAGCTGACGGAGAGCTTCGCCATGTGGCCCGGCTCCTCTGTCTCCGGCCTCTATCTGTCCCATCCCGACGCGCACTACTTTGGCGTCGCCAAGGTGGAATATGATCAGGTCTGCGATTATGCCCTGCGCAAGGGCATGGAGGTGGCCGAAGTCGAGCGCTGGTTGTCGCCGATCCTCAACTACGATCCAGCCAGCATTGCCCGCGTCGCGGCGGAATAG